From the genome of Synchiropus splendidus isolate RoL2022-P1 chromosome 17, RoL_Sspl_1.0, whole genome shotgun sequence, one region includes:
- the adora2b gene encoding adenosine receptor A2b encodes MNTAYIVIEVVIAVLSISGNVLVCWAVAINTTLKNATNYFLVSLAVADILVGCLAIPFAITISIGIKLDFYGCLFLACFVLVLTQSSIFSLLAIAIDRYLAIKIPLRYKELMTEKAAREIIAILWILSFIIGLIPFFGWNKKSEACSSNSSEIANSTDSGLTANYCSGELLCSCVRQCFFESVVDMHYMVYFNFFVCVLLPLLIMLGIYMKIFTVARKQLRQIELKCVGNGDSHHHGLLQREIRAAKSLSIIVGLFAICWLPVHILNCLTLFYKQLYKPDLVMYVAIILSHANSAVNPIIYAYRIQDFRNTFRKILAQNLMCQRDEWYLNSSGCKPNKDQIHMTIDPLL; translated from the exons ATGAACACCGCCTACATCGTCATTGAAGTGGTCATAGCAGTTCTCTCGATCTCCGGCAACGTCCTGGTCTGCTGGGCTGTGGCCATCAACACCACCCTGAAGAACGCCACCAACTACTTCCTGGTGTCACTGGCCGTAGCAGACATCCTGGTCGGTTGCCTCGCCATCCCCTTCGCCATCACCATCAGCATTGGCATCAAACTGGACTTCTATGGCTGTCTGTTCCTGGCGTGCTTCGTCCTGGTGCTGACTCAAAGTTCCATCTTCAGTTTGCTGGCCATTGCCATCGACAGATACCTGGCCATCAAGATCCCTCTGAG GTACAAGGAGTTGATGACTGAGAAAGCTGCGCGAGAAATCATCGCCATTTTATGGATTTTATCTTTCATCATTGGACTCATCCCTTTCTTTGGCTGGAACAAGAAGTCCGAAGCCTGCAGCAGCAATAGCTCAGAGATAGCCAACAGCACTGACTCTGGTCTGACTGCTAACTACTGTAGTGGAGAACTACTGTGCAGCTGTGTGCGCCAGTGCTTCTTTGAAAGTGTAGTGGACATGCACTACATGGTGTACTTTAACTTCTTCGTGTGCGTGCTGCTGCCCCTGCTCATTATGCTGGGCATCTACATGAAGATCTTCACTGTGGCCAGGAAGCAACTGAGACAGATTGAGCTCAAGTGTGTGGGCAACGGGGACAGCCATCACCATGGCCTGCTACAGCGCGAGATCCGTGCTGCCAAGTCGCTCTCCATTATCGTTGGCCTGTTTGCCATTTGCTGGCTTCCTGTCCACATCCTCAACTGCCTCACGCTGTTTTACAAACAGCTGTACAAGCCAGACCTTGTCATGTATGTGGCCATCATTCTGTCACATGCCAACTCTGCAGTCAACCCCATCATCTACGCATATCGCATCCAGGACTTCAGGAACACCTTCCGCAAGATCCTGGCCCAAAATTTAATGTGCCAAAGAGATGAGTGGTATTTGAACTCCAGTGGCTGCAAGCCCAATAAAGACCAGATACATATGACTATTGACCCTCTGCTATAG